ACAGCCCTCACTGCTCCGTCAAGTCGAAAGAAATGTTCTGAAAAATCCCTGCCGCGATCTATCACACAGGACTTCTTTAGGGACCCGGAACATTAAAGCCTAGCCGAACGGACACTGAGTGTATTCAACTTTGCCCTACGGGCCTTCTTCGTTAAAGCGACGTAGATGTCGCGCAGGAAATTCTTGATAGGGATACTTCGCAAGAGCGGTTTCGTCAAGTGATAATCCTAACCCTGGCGTGGTCGGCAGCCGGATATAGCCGTTTTCAACCTCAATCGGAGGCATCGAAATCTCATTTCCCCGCTCAGTGAAGTTCACAAAGTATTCCGTAATCAGGAAGTTAGGCATTACTGCGCAGGCCTGCACCGTCGCCGCCAATCCAACCGTTGTGCTGTTGTAGTTGTGTGGCGACATGACGACGAAATATGGCTCCGCCATCGCGGCGATCTCCTTGAGCTCTAAGATGCCGCCACAATTACAGACATCTGGGTTGAGGATATCAGCAGCGCTCTTTTCAAAAACTTCGCGGAATTCCGCTTTTGTGTAGAGCTCTTCGCCGGTGACAACCGGCAAGTTAATCGCACCCCGGACTTCAGCTAGTGCATCCAAATTTCGGGCGGAGACAGGTTCCTCGTACCAGAAGGGTTGAAATTCTTCCATCATTTGGGCGAGACGAATGGCATGGATTGGTGCAAGACGGCGATGGATTTCTACCAGTAGGTCAATATCGGGACCAACGGCTTCGCGCACTGCCCGCACACACGCAACAGCCTCACGCTCCTCGTCACGGCTGATATGGGTCCGCCATGGATTGGGAAGCGGGT
The sequence above is drawn from the Candidatus Poribacteria bacterium genome and encodes:
- a CDS encoding mandelate racemase/muconate lactonizing enzyme family protein, whose product is MKITDVQTFLVHPGGGKNWLFVKVETDEGIHGWGECYTQADRDRTIEIHVHQLGRYLIGRDPSNIKHFTFMAYHDFAGKRGSMEFYCAISGIEHALWDIAGKALNTPVYNLLGGACRDKIRVYANGWGGSTIEERAERAVQLVEHGFTAMKFDPLPNPWRTHISRDEEREAVACVRAVREAVGPDIDLLVEIHRRLAPIHAIRLAQMMEEFQPFWYEEPVSARNLDALAEVRGAINLPVVTGEELYTKAEFREVFEKSAADILNPDVCNCGGILELKEIAAMAEPYFVVMSPHNYNSTTVGLAATVQACAVMPNFLITEYFVNFTERGNEISMPPIEVENGYIRLPTTPGLGLSLDETALAKYPYQEFPARHLRRFNEEGP